The Halorubrum salinarum genome segment ATCCGACCGTCGCAATCACCTACGCCGACCACCCGGACAAGTCCCGCGTCATCAACTTCGCCGCCGACGACCTCGGGGGGTCAAAAAATCCACTTCAGCCCGAGTGGGTCGCTACCGAGTACATCGACGTGAGCGTCTGCGCGTTTCCACCCGAGGTCGTCGCCGCACTCCGCGGGGCCGACTCACCACGATGAGTACGCTCACCGCCACGCTCTCCGAGTTACTCGCGGCCCGCCCAGTCCGCGTCGTCCGGTATCGCGACCAGTGGTTCGATGTCGCAGAACTGTGGGCCCCCGTCGGGATTAACCGCATGATCCTCACGAATACTCGGACCGACTCCCGCGACACGAGCACGGTCGCGCCATCGATCAGAGTTGCCGATACCGCCCTGCTCACTGCGCCCACCATTCACCCGAACGCGCCGATCCGGAGCGGCGTCACGAGCAGCGAAAGCGCTCAGATCGGGTCGATCGTCGTTATAAACAACCCACTCATCCTCGTGGGTAGGACCCTCAACCTCGGTGCTGTCGGGCGTCGTCGCCAATACGATCGTTACTGGCGGCACGAACACCGGAACGCTGGAAGACACAGTGATCACGATGTTCTCCTCGGTGGGCTCATCGGCGATAATGTGACGGTCAGGACTTACACTACGGTTCGACCTGGGCGATCATCGGCAACGAACCTATTAGTCGATCCCGTAGGTTTCACATATACCCGAGGTCGCGCAGGCGCTCCATCAGGTCTTCTTTGTCCTGGGCGCGGCCGGCGCGTTCGGTCGTGTCCTCGAGATTCTGGAGCCACGCTGGCTCCTCGGTCGTCTTCTCGGTCGAGACCTCGCTGCCGAGCGAGCGGAACCCGGCGAAGTACTTCGGCGAGATCGGGATGTCCTCCTGGGTAACCCCCTCGGGGAGGTCGTCGTCGGTCTGCGGGATGTACCCCTCGTCGGGGAACGCCTCCACCGTGTCCGGCACCACGAAGTTCCAGAACGCATTCCACACATCCTTTTCAGCGAACTGGAGGATGGGCTGGATGCGGTCGTGCGGCGGGAACAGGTCGGGGTCGTGGCGCGGCGAGAAGAACGTCTCGTCGGCGCGGGCCTCCTGCTCGTCCCAGCGGACGCCGGAGATGACGCCGTCGATGTCGTGCTCCTCCAAGGCGTCGTTGAGCGCGACCGTCTTCAGCAGGTGGTTGCCGACGTACGTGTCGAGCAGGAACGGGAACGTGTCCTCCTCGAACTCCAGGATCTCCCGGATGTGGTGCTGGTTGTGCTCCGAGAGCGCGTCGACGGGGATGTCGTCGCCCGGTTCGAGGCCGTGTTCCTCGACGTAAGCGCCCACGTCCTCGTTGCGGGCGTACACGAGGTCGATGTCCCACTCGTCGGCCCAGTGCTCGACGAAGTCGGTGATCGAATCGAAGTGCTGGAAGTGGTCGATGAACACGGCGGTCGGCTTCTCGTAGCCGTACTCCTCGGCGACCTGGTTGATGAAGTACAGCGTCAGCGTGGAGTCCTTCCCGCCGGTCCACATCACCGCGGGGTTGTCGTACTGTTCGAGCCCGCGGCGGGTGACCTCGACCGCCTTCTCGATCTTGTGCTGGATCGACGGGTAGTCGTCCGGAGTTTCCCCCTCGCCGTCGGTGTAATCGACGTCGACGCTCGCCGGGAAGTCGTCGGGCATATAAATTGACATGTAGTTGTTGTTAAAAGGATATTTCGGTTCGAACTCGGGCAACAGAGATCGTAGATTCCGCTCCGAGACGCAACTCGCATCAGAACACGTGCCGGCCCATAGATTTATTGTTAATTAAACATCAGTTGCGGCAATGACCGACGAACTGCTCCGCGCGACGGTGAGTGTTCGCGGCGTCATCCTCGACCCCCGTGGGCAGAATCTCATCCTCCAGCGCGCGACCGACGGGGAGTGGGAGCTACCTGGGGGACGGCTCGCCCCCGGAGAGCCAGTCCGTCGCGGCCTCCGCCGAGAGATAACCGAAGAGACGGGGATCTCCGTCGAGATTCACACGCCCGTAGCGACAAATGCGTGGGTTAATGACGACGAAGAGGGCCGGTTTGCCGTCCACTACAAGTGTTACACCTCTCAGCGAACCATCGATATTAGCGACGAGCACGTCGACTCGGCGTGGATGCTTCCCGAGCGTGCGCGTCGCGTCCTGAACGAGCCGCAGACCGCGGCCGTCCAAGCGGTCTCGAACCGACCGGCGACTGGCCAGCCCGCCGACCAGTCACTGTCGCAGGACTGACGCTCGGCGACCTCACGGACGCGCGGTGGGTTCGGGGTCCGTCGTACCGCCGTTCCGGTCAGGGGGCGATGTCGCCGGAACACGCGTTGCCGTGAGCCAGCAGCGCCGTCAGTGACCCACGACTGAAGCCGTGGACTTCCTCTCTGGTCCTCTGAGAGATGGGATCTCCACGAGAAACACATCACCGGGTTCTCAGTAGAGATCTGTACCGCTACTGTGGTGCCGGCACCGTCTATCGATTCAGGCCATCATTTTGTCGATCGTCTCGCGATATTCGATTTCGGCAACCGCTTACTATCGTATGCGAAGGGGCCATCACGATATCTGCTCCAACTGGAACTAGTACTCGGTAGCGACCCTAGCCACCCAAGAGCGTAAGGAGTATGTTAGATCGTCTACACGCCGTGTACATGGGTCTGTTTGACCGACTGCGTGACGACGATGACGAGCGCGTCGTCTTCCTCGGCATTGATGGCGTCCCACTCGACCTCGTCGAGGACCACCCCGACGTCTTCGAGAACCTGACCGACATCGCCGAGACCGGTTCCGGGGGGCGCTTGGAGAGCATCGTCCCGCCCGAGTCGAGCGCGTGCTGGCCGAGCCTCACGACCGGACAGAACCCCGGCGCGACGGGCGTGTACGGCTTCCAGGACCGCGAGGTCGACTCCTACGAGACGTACGTCCCGCTCGGGCGCCACGTGAAGGCGACCCGCCTGTGGGACCGCGTCACCGACGCCGGGCGCGACGCGACCGTCCTCAACGTCCCCGTCACCTTCCCGCCCTCGTCGCGGATCCAGCGGATGGCCTCCGGGTTCCTCTCGCCCGACCTGGAGTCGGCCGCGAGCGACGAAGAGCTCCGCGAGACGCTCGACGGCTTCGACTACCGGATCGACGTGAACGCCAAGCTCGGCCACGACGACGACAAGACGGAGTTCATCGAGAACGCGCACGCGACGCTGGACGCCCGCTACGACGCCTTCTCCCACTACCTCGACCAGGACGACTGGGACCTCTTCTTCGGCGTGTTCATGAGCACCGACCGGGTGAACCACTTCCTCTTCGGCGACTACGCGACCGACGGCGAGTACAAAGAGGAGTTCCTGGCGTTCTACCGCAAGCTCGACGGCTACATCGGGGAGATCCGCGACTCGCTCGACGACGACACCACCCTGATCGTCGCCTCCGACCACGGGTTCACCCGGCTGGAGTGGGAGGTGAACTGTAACCAATTCCTCGCCGACGAGGGGTGGCTCTCCTACGCGGACGACGACCACGACGCGCTCACCGACATCGACGACGAGACGCGCGC includes the following:
- a CDS encoding phosphoadenosine phosphosulfate reductase family protein: MPDDFPASVDVDYTDGEGETPDDYPSIQHKIEKAVEVTRRGLEQYDNPAVMWTGGKDSTLTLYFINQVAEEYGYEKPTAVFIDHFQHFDSITDFVEHWADEWDIDLVYARNEDVGAYVEEHGLEPGDDIPVDALSEHNQHHIREILEFEEDTFPFLLDTYVGNHLLKTVALNDALEEHDIDGVISGVRWDEQEARADETFFSPRHDPDLFPPHDRIQPILQFAEKDVWNAFWNFVVPDTVEAFPDEGYIPQTDDDLPEGVTQEDIPISPKYFAGFRSLGSEVSTEKTTEEPAWLQNLEDTTERAGRAQDKEDLMERLRDLGYM
- a CDS encoding NUDIX domain-containing protein, with the protein product MTDELLRATVSVRGVILDPRGQNLILQRATDGEWELPGGRLAPGEPVRRGLRREITEETGISVEIHTPVATNAWVNDDEEGRFAVHYKCYTSQRTIDISDEHVDSAWMLPERARRVLNEPQTAAVQAVSNRPATGQPADQSLSQD
- a CDS encoding alkaline phosphatase family protein, which translates into the protein MGLFDRLRDDDDERVVFLGIDGVPLDLVEDHPDVFENLTDIAETGSGGRLESIVPPESSACWPSLTTGQNPGATGVYGFQDREVDSYETYVPLGRHVKATRLWDRVTDAGRDATVLNVPVTFPPSSRIQRMASGFLSPDLESAASDEELRETLDGFDYRIDVNAKLGHDDDKTEFIENAHATLDARYDAFSHYLDQDDWDLFFGVFMSTDRVNHFLFGDYATDGEYKEEFLAFYRKLDGYIGEIRDSLDDDTTLIVASDHGFTRLEWEVNCNQFLADEGWLSYADDDHDALTDIDDETRAYSLIPGRFYLNVEGREPNGVVPESEYEATREALIDDLESLTGPDGRQVCRRIVKGETVFDGDHDGIAPDLVVIPADGFDLKSGFSGKEAVFTEGPRNGMHKFENSLLYATHPDLDLSDANLFDVTPTVLDLLDVEYNAQQFDGNSLA